One window of Dysgonomonas mossii genomic DNA carries:
- the infC gene encoding translation initiation factor IF-3: protein MRNNRFNQKKEELHKINNNIRAREVRLVGDNVEQGVYSIGEALRLADELELDLVEISPTAEPPVCRITDYQKFLYQQKKKQKEAKAKSVKVVVKEIRFGPQTDDHDFNFKLKHAKGFLEEGSKLKAYVFFKGRSILFKEQGEVLLLRFATELEDYGKVDQLPALEGKRMIMMMSPKKSPAKATPAKPKEDKPKVKVEKKEDEEKSAE, encoded by the coding sequence ATGAGGAACAATAGATTTAATCAAAAAAAAGAAGAGTTACACAAGATCAATAATAACATTCGAGCTAGAGAAGTTCGTTTAGTCGGAGATAATGTCGAGCAAGGGGTATACTCTATTGGTGAGGCTTTACGATTGGCTGATGAGCTTGAGCTTGACCTCGTTGAAATCTCTCCAACAGCAGAACCTCCTGTTTGTAGGATTACAGATTATCAGAAATTCCTCTATCAACAAAAGAAAAAGCAAAAAGAAGCCAAAGCCAAATCGGTGAAGGTGGTGGTGAAAGAAATTCGTTTCGGACCACAGACCGACGATCATGACTTCAACTTCAAGTTGAAACACGCCAAAGGATTCCTAGAAGAAGGTTCTAAGCTAAAGGCTTATGTATTCTTCAAGGGACGTTCTATCTTGTTTAAAGAACAAGGAGAGGTGTTGTTGCTTCGTTTTGCTACCGAGCTCGAAGACTACGGAAAAGTAGATCAGTTGCCGGCACTTGAAGGTAAGAGAATGATCATGATGATGTCTCCTAAAAAATCACCTGCAAAGGCTACTCCTGCTAAACCGAAGGAAGATAAGCCAAAGGTGAAAGTGGAAAAGAAAGAGGACGAAGAAAAAAGCGCAGAATAA
- the rpmI gene encoding 50S ribosomal protein L35: MPKKKTNSGAKKRFALTGTGKIKRKHAFKSHILTKKTKKQKRNLTHTTTVSKVDEKSVKQLLGMK, encoded by the coding sequence ATGCCAAAAAAGAAGACTAATTCCGGTGCCAAAAAGAGGTTTGCCCTTACCGGAACAGGAAAAATCAAAAGAAAACATGCTTTCAAAAGTCACATCTTGACTAAGAAAACAAAAAAACAGAAAAGAAACCTTACTCACACAACAACAGTAAGCAAGGTGGACGAAAAGTCTGTTAAGCAATTGTTGGGAATGAAATAA
- the rplT gene encoding 50S ribosomal protein L20, producing MPRSVNHVASRNRRKKVLKLTRGYYGARKNVWTVAKNTWEKGLTYAFRDRRAKKRNFRALWIQRINAAARLEGMSYSRLMGALHKNGVEINRKVLADLAMNHPEAFKAIVDKVK from the coding sequence ATGCCAAGATCAGTCAATCATGTTGCTTCGCGCAACCGCAGAAAAAAAGTTCTGAAATTAACAAGAGGTTACTATGGAGCCCGCAAAAATGTGTGGACAGTAGCCAAAAACACATGGGAAAAAGGTCTTACCTATGCTTTCCGTGACCGTCGTGCTAAAAAACGCAACTTCCGTGCACTTTGGATACAACGTATCAATGCTGCTGCACGTTTGGAAGGTATGTCTTACTCTCGCCTGATGGGCGCTCTTCACAAGAATGGAGTAGAGATCAACCGTAAAGTTCTTGCAGACCTTGCAATGAACCATCCGGAAGCGTTCAAAGCAATCGTAGATAAAGTAAAATAA
- a CDS encoding DMT family transporter: protein MSKSKIYLPLLVLGTAFWGISFPLSKDAFDSIHPYTFMFYRFLIATFILALIFYKQIPKINSETIRKGAIAGLFLFMGICWQTVGLKYTSSSNASFIAGVEVVLIPLFTFLFMKRSIQTRMWVACLLALAGLYIIAMASGFSDFRIGDLMVFVGSLFYSVYILYVGKISTDSRSEVTAIPFVIIQLSVCALLAGALTVSTQGVGAVSMSLPFDVWKALLFVAILSTAYMYCIQNAAQKYIEAEKIALTYLCEPIFATVFAYIILNEEITSRTVIGGTLILSAMLLAEVNVMAVYRRIRAFCTVN, encoded by the coding sequence ATGAGTAAAAGCAAAATTTACCTGCCTCTCTTAGTGTTGGGAACTGCATTTTGGGGAATTTCGTTTCCTTTATCCAAAGATGCATTCGATTCTATCCACCCTTACACATTCATGTTTTATCGTTTCTTAATTGCAACTTTCATTCTGGCTTTGATATTCTACAAGCAGATTCCGAAGATAAACAGTGAAACAATCCGTAAAGGCGCTATTGCCGGGCTATTCCTTTTCATGGGTATTTGCTGGCAAACGGTGGGGTTGAAGTATACAAGTTCGTCCAATGCCTCGTTTATTGCGGGGGTAGAGGTTGTGCTGATTCCTTTGTTTACGTTCCTATTTATGAAAAGATCTATTCAGACACGAATGTGGGTGGCGTGTCTTCTGGCTTTAGCCGGGTTGTATATTATTGCCATGGCATCGGGTTTCTCAGACTTTAGGATCGGAGACCTGATGGTGTTTGTGGGGTCGTTGTTTTATTCGGTTTACATTTTGTATGTAGGCAAGATCAGCACAGATTCACGGTCTGAGGTAACGGCTATTCCGTTTGTTATCATACAGCTATCTGTTTGTGCTCTTTTGGCGGGCGCATTAACTGTATCTACGCAGGGCGTTGGGGCTGTCTCGATGTCGTTGCCTTTTGATGTATGGAAGGCACTCCTGTTTGTGGCCATTTTGTCTACGGCTTACATGTATTGTATCCAGAATGCGGCTCAGAAGTATATCGAGGCTGAGAAGATCGCTCTGACATACTTGTGCGAACCTATTTTTGCGACTGTATTTGCGTATATAATATTGAATGAAGAGATAACTAGCCGAACAGTGATTGGAGGTACACTGATTCTGTCGGCAATGCTTTTGGCGGAAGTAAACGTCATGGCTGTATACCGACGTATCAGGGCATTCTGTACTGTGAATTAA
- a CDS encoding PBSX family phage terminase large subunit → MNTTTVFDKNLKAYNYPYRYIVNKGSTRSSKTYSLLQLLFFIAEYSDKPRVISIVSESMPHLKKGCIRDFKEILQKENKWNARQWNATDKIYRINNCIIEFFSADNPSKVHGPSRNILYINECINIEYEVFRQLAIRTTDTIFLDCNPCFEFWLDQKVLLNDDAILIHSTYKDNEYLTEAQVKEIESNRGDKNWWQVYGEGLTGSLKGSIMTNWEVVKEMPHTYKNRWIGIDFGFTNDPTAIVDMRLSEGELWIDELLYDKGYDNMMISNALRSYGIAQDIPIVADSAEPKSISEIRSQGWRVEPAQKGKDSIVTGISILNRYRKRITQRSTNIINEYRNYRWQTDINGEATNRPIDRYNHSIDAQRYVCLNKLMERGSELSYSIIKGRR, encoded by the coding sequence ATGAACACAACAACCGTATTTGACAAAAATCTGAAAGCTTACAACTACCCTTACAGGTATATTGTAAACAAAGGTTCTACACGTTCGTCGAAGACATACAGCTTGTTGCAATTACTGTTTTTTATTGCCGAATATTCGGATAAGCCGAGGGTAATATCCATTGTATCGGAATCGATGCCGCACCTCAAAAAAGGTTGTATCCGAGACTTTAAAGAAATCCTGCAAAAGGAGAATAAATGGAATGCCCGACAGTGGAACGCAACGGATAAGATTTACAGGATAAACAACTGCATTATCGAATTTTTCTCGGCAGATAATCCATCTAAAGTACATGGCCCGAGCCGAAATATTTTGTATATCAACGAGTGCATAAATATAGAATATGAAGTGTTCAGACAATTGGCTATCCGTACCACCGATACGATATTTTTGGACTGCAACCCCTGCTTTGAGTTCTGGCTCGACCAGAAAGTACTGCTAAACGACGATGCCATACTGATTCATTCCACATACAAAGACAACGAGTATCTGACGGAGGCGCAGGTGAAAGAAATAGAATCGAACCGAGGCGACAAAAACTGGTGGCAGGTGTATGGCGAAGGGCTTACAGGTTCGCTCAAAGGGTCTATTATGACCAATTGGGAGGTAGTGAAAGAGATGCCCCATACCTACAAAAACCGCTGGATAGGCATAGACTTCGGGTTCACCAACGACCCTACGGCAATAGTAGACATGCGCCTGTCGGAAGGCGAGCTGTGGATAGACGAATTGCTATACGACAAAGGGTACGACAATATGATGATATCCAACGCCCTGCGGTCTTACGGCATAGCACAAGACATCCCTATCGTAGCCGATAGTGCAGAGCCGAAGAGCATCAGCGAGATAAGGTCGCAAGGATGGAGAGTAGAGCCTGCACAGAAAGGCAAGGACAGCATCGTTACAGGTATCTCGATACTCAACCGTTACCGCAAGCGCATCACGCAGCGAAGCACGAATATCATCAACGAGTACCGCAACTATCGCTGGCAGACCGACATCAACGGCGAGGCTACAAACCGCCCCATCGACCGCTACAACCACTCGATAGATGCGCAACGGTATGTCTGCCTCAACAAGCTGATGGAACGTGGTTCGGAGTTGAGCTATTCGATCATAAAGGGAAGGAGATAG